In Leisingera sp. NJS204, the following are encoded in one genomic region:
- a CDS encoding ABC transporter ATP-binding protein, protein MTIAHLLEDFAMNTSAEPALPAVSEELIEEQRLASFENGYSAGWDDAVTAKDQESSRISAELANSLEDLSFTYHEAQSQLLDSLDPMFKVLTSAVLPDAMAASFGHHIVDQLADMAKGQTDQPMQIVVAPGEAAPVRSLLPDNFSVPVTVQEDSLLSPGQAYLRIGSTECEINCDALLESIQDSIEAFTYHAKEDSQYG, encoded by the coding sequence ATGACGATTGCACATTTGCTCGAAGACTTCGCAATGAACACCTCGGCAGAGCCTGCCCTGCCCGCGGTTTCCGAGGAACTCATAGAAGAGCAGCGGCTGGCTTCCTTTGAGAACGGCTACAGCGCCGGGTGGGATGATGCCGTAACGGCCAAAGACCAGGAAAGCAGCCGGATTTCGGCAGAGCTGGCCAATTCTCTGGAAGATCTCAGTTTCACTTATCACGAAGCCCAAAGTCAGCTGCTCGATTCGCTGGACCCGATGTTCAAGGTGCTGACCAGTGCAGTGCTGCCAGATGCCATGGCTGCCTCTTTCGGGCATCATATCGTCGATCAGCTTGCTGATATGGCCAAAGGCCAGACCGACCAGCCGATGCAGATCGTGGTCGCTCCCGGGGAGGCGGCACCAGTGCGCAGCCTGTTGCCGGACAATTTCTCCGTTCCGGTCACAGTGCAGGAAGACAGTTTGCTGTCTCCCGGCCAAGCCTATCTGCGCATTGGCAGCACCGAATGCGAAATCAATTGCGACGCCCTTCTAGAATCGATCCAGGACTCGATAGAGGCCTTCACCTATCACGCGAAAGAGGACAGCCAGTATGGATGA
- a CDS encoding FliM/FliN family flagellar motor switch protein → MDDAADLNMKSADANNPFVSVPVEVVVSVGKARPLIRDLVSLGENAILTLDKRVEDPVDLYVGDRLVARGQLEELEGDQAGQLAVRLTEIADLQSGLG, encoded by the coding sequence ATGGATGATGCTGCCGACCTGAATATGAAATCCGCTGATGCAAACAATCCCTTTGTTTCGGTTCCCGTCGAAGTGGTTGTCTCGGTCGGCAAAGCCCGGCCGCTGATCCGTGACCTGGTCAGCCTTGGCGAAAACGCGATTCTCACTTTGGATAAACGGGTTGAAGACCCCGTGGATCTTTACGTCGGCGACCGGCTGGTCGCCCGTGGCCAGCTCGAAGAGCTGGAGGGAGATCAGGCTGGCCAGCTGGCCGTGCGCTTGACAGAAATTGCTGATCTTCAAAGCGGTTTGGGATGA
- the fliP gene encoding flagellar type III secretion system pore protein FliP (The bacterial flagellar biogenesis protein FliP forms a type III secretion system (T3SS)-type pore required for flagellar assembly.) has protein sequence MTHKTIVRAALAAAILLAMPHTALAQELSLSLADGESISARSIQLILLITVLSLAPGLLIMITCFPFLVTVLSILRQGIGLQQAPPNMLIISLALFLTYFVMEPVFTEAWTTGINPLLEERLEPGVAITRSLEPFRAFMANRLDPDTFYAIADLRPETQGMDPVAEAPLSALVPSFLLSEISRAFQIGFLVFLPFLVIDLVVAAVLMSMGMMMVPPAIVSLPFKLAFFVVADGWSLIATALVRSYYP, from the coding sequence ATGACACACAAGACTATTGTGCGGGCGGCCCTGGCTGCAGCAATCCTGCTGGCCATGCCGCACACCGCCCTGGCTCAAGAACTGAGCCTTTCGCTGGCAGACGGCGAATCGATCTCCGCCCGCTCGATCCAGCTGATCCTGCTGATTACTGTGCTCAGCCTGGCTCCAGGCCTGCTGATCATGATCACCTGTTTTCCATTCCTGGTGACAGTCCTATCGATTCTGCGTCAAGGCATCGGGCTGCAGCAAGCACCGCCCAACATGCTGATCATCAGTCTGGCGCTGTTTCTGACCTATTTTGTGATGGAACCCGTCTTTACCGAGGCCTGGACCACTGGCATCAATCCGCTGCTGGAAGAAAGGCTGGAACCGGGCGTGGCCATCACCCGCAGCTTGGAGCCCTTCCGTGCCTTCATGGCGAACCGGTTGGATCCGGACACATTTTATGCAATTGCGGATCTCAGGCCGGAAACCCAGGGCATGGATCCCGTGGCCGAAGCTCCGTTATCGGCGCTGGTCCCTAGCTTCCTGCTGTCGGAAATTTCGCGCGCTTTTCAAATCGGGTTTCTCGTCTTCCTGCCATTTCTGGTCATTGATCTTGTTGTTGCTGCAGTCCTGATGTCCATGGGGATGATGATGGTGCCGCCTGCTATCGTGTCCCTGCCCTTCAAACTGGCATTTTTTGTAGTCGCAGATGGCTGGAGCCTGATCGCCACCGCTCTGGTACGCAGCTACTACCCCTGA
- a CDS encoding LysR family transcriptional regulator — protein MVSDLRTLETFVEVADCLSFADAGRRLGLPAATVTTRIKSLEAQLGVRLFDRSTRTVAVTAEGQIFLAHSQIALHELMLAHEAVGAAQEATGQVRVSIPAAFPMAQFAGITGRFRSTYPDISVKVHVDDRPASFIEDGVDLALRGGAPGGDGLIARHLNDTEVIFVGPPGRLGDDSLPVLRPLAKRFGAKDKLNGLSTRSLQLSLAFVASGQARAYLPRSVCEVALAAAQMEEGIGPDGPHAPLPLFLVYRHKQHQPKRVQLFKDILIQELAI, from the coding sequence ATGGTGTCAGATCTGCGAACTCTGGAAACTTTTGTAGAAGTAGCTGACTGCCTCAGTTTCGCGGATGCTGGACGCCGCCTCGGGCTGCCTGCCGCGACGGTGACTACAAGAATCAAATCACTTGAAGCTCAACTCGGTGTGCGCCTGTTCGACCGCTCGACACGAACAGTTGCCGTGACTGCGGAAGGTCAGATATTTTTGGCGCATAGCCAGATAGCTTTGCACGAACTTATGCTGGCACACGAAGCCGTTGGCGCGGCACAAGAGGCCACCGGGCAGGTACGTGTGTCAATCCCGGCAGCTTTCCCGATGGCACAGTTTGCTGGGATCACCGGCAGGTTCCGCTCCACCTATCCAGACATCTCAGTCAAAGTCCACGTGGATGACCGGCCGGCGTCCTTCATTGAAGACGGGGTCGATTTGGCGTTGCGGGGTGGGGCGCCTGGAGGCGACGGCCTAATAGCGCGGCATTTGAACGACACGGAAGTCATCTTTGTCGGCCCGCCAGGGCGGCTCGGGGACGACAGCCTTCCCGTGTTGCGGCCCTTGGCAAAACGTTTTGGAGCTAAGGACAAGCTGAACGGCCTTTCCACGCGCTCCTTGCAACTTTCTCTCGCATTTGTAGCAAGCGGCCAAGCTCGAGCGTACCTTCCCCGATCGGTTTGCGAAGTGGCATTGGCTGCAGCACAAATGGAAGAAGGCATCGGACCAGATGGGCCGCATGCTCCGCTGCCGCTGTTTCTTGTGTATCGCCACAAGCAACACCAGCCCAAAAGGGTTCAGCTCTTCAAAGATATTCTCATTCAGGAACTAGCTATATAG
- a CDS encoding MBL fold metallo-hydrolase, whose product MHRRDLLKLGTVAAASAALTPLSSAAGISASNVTVRWLGGAMLELRIGDIRVLTDPCLGDGTEAFEMGDPNEMFDLSTGPNIKMHERLTPFPGMAMREYDVVLLSHAHEDHFDQKAQAWLGANGPVLCSVQDVNALTKKGFAAQALIHGENRAFRRGDTKDSITSIPAVHSLNTGISDILGLGNGYWLQATIRGKTSHIYWAGDTFMADPVQAAVQQFPAPDMLIPHIGAVGTNGTLGQLSMTGHQAVEFAERLKAGLILPVHHSTYALYQEPVSKMIEAHAISGIPSALNVLREGSALTL is encoded by the coding sequence ATGCACAGAAGAGATCTACTCAAACTTGGCACGGTCGCCGCAGCAAGTGCCGCTCTCACGCCACTTTCCTCCGCAGCTGGCATTTCTGCATCTAATGTTACCGTCCGCTGGCTTGGAGGTGCCATGCTGGAACTCCGCATCGGCGATATTCGTGTTCTCACTGACCCATGTCTGGGTGACGGGACCGAGGCATTTGAGATGGGGGACCCAAATGAAATGTTCGATCTGTCCACAGGTCCGAACATCAAGATGCACGAAAGGCTTACACCATTCCCAGGCATGGCGATGCGGGAGTACGATGTTGTGCTGCTCAGCCATGCGCACGAGGACCATTTCGACCAGAAAGCACAGGCATGGCTTGGCGCCAATGGCCCCGTTCTCTGTTCCGTTCAAGATGTAAACGCGCTCACCAAGAAGGGTTTTGCAGCTCAGGCACTGATCCACGGAGAAAACCGCGCCTTCAGGCGGGGCGATACAAAGGATTCGATTACATCTATTCCTGCAGTCCACTCGCTCAACACAGGCATTTCCGACATTCTCGGGCTTGGGAATGGTTACTGGCTGCAAGCGACAATTCGCGGCAAGACGAGCCATATCTACTGGGCCGGAGACACTTTCATGGCAGACCCGGTGCAGGCGGCAGTTCAACAGTTTCCGGCGCCTGATATGCTGATACCTCATATTGGGGCTGTTGGTACAAATGGGACATTGGGCCAGTTGTCGATGACTGGTCATCAGGCTGTAGAATTCGCGGAACGCCTCAAAGCGGGCCTGATTTTGCCTGTTCACCACTCGACATACGCGCTCTATCAGGAACCCGTGTCCAAGATGATAGAAGCGCACGCAATTTCAGGCATTCCATCGGCGCTGAACGTTCTGCGCGAAGGATCGGCGCTAACTCTTTAA
- a CDS encoding DMT family transporter — protein sequence MVKPLTSHRPMLAILLKVTAIALFTALSGIIKATSEHVPAGEAVFFRSFFAIPVIVVWLSMRGELRHGLITQKPMFHVWRGLVGTSAMGMTFMGLALLPLPEVTAIGYATPIFTLILAALLLGETIRLVRISAVAIGLLGVMIMIWPRLGGDMSDGAMLGVLLVVGATVARGFVQIHIRRMVQSEHTAAIVFYFSLTASALALLTAPFGWTMPDAQTAALLVGAGIVGGVAQILVTSSYRFAPASMLAPYDYASMIFAIVIGYVWFEEWPTLVMLAGATLVIAGNVLVIWREHRLGLQRGKAKPMIDPKGG from the coding sequence ATGGTAAAACCCTTAACATCGCATCGACCTATGCTGGCGATTCTCCTGAAGGTGACAGCAATTGCCCTGTTCACTGCTCTGTCCGGCATCATCAAGGCGACATCCGAGCATGTGCCAGCAGGGGAAGCGGTGTTTTTCCGGTCGTTTTTTGCAATTCCAGTGATTGTGGTCTGGCTGTCCATGCGCGGAGAATTGCGGCACGGGCTGATCACCCAAAAGCCGATGTTTCACGTGTGGCGCGGCCTTGTTGGAACGTCGGCAATGGGGATGACCTTCATGGGGCTGGCACTGCTGCCGCTGCCCGAGGTCACCGCCATCGGCTATGCCACGCCGATCTTCACCCTGATCCTGGCGGCGCTGTTATTGGGAGAGACGATCCGGTTGGTGCGGATTTCCGCAGTGGCGATCGGTTTACTGGGTGTGATGATCATGATCTGGCCGCGGCTTGGCGGGGATATGAGCGACGGCGCCATGCTGGGCGTGCTGCTGGTGGTCGGGGCGACGGTGGCCCGCGGCTTTGTGCAGATCCACATCCGCCGCATGGTGCAATCGGAACACACTGCGGCGATCGTGTTCTATTTCTCGCTGACCGCCTCTGCCCTGGCGCTGCTGACCGCGCCGTTCGGCTGGACCATGCCGGATGCGCAAACCGCCGCGCTGCTGGTCGGCGCCGGGATAGTTGGCGGGGTGGCGCAAATCCTGGTCACCTCTTCTTACCGCTTTGCGCCTGCGTCGATGCTGGCGCCCTATGACTATGCCTCAATGATTTTTGCAATCGTCATTGGCTATGTCTGGTTCGAAGAATGGCCGACGCTGGTGATGCTGGCGGGCGCAACGCTGGTCATTGCCGGCAATGTTCTGGTGATCTGGCGCGAGCACCGGCTTGGCCTGCAGCGCGGCA